The stretch of DNA TAAAACAGCTGCAAAGTGGGGTTTATGGTTGCACCCCAATTCTCGAGATAAGTACCACTGCGCCATTTTCAAATCTTCCAAACGCGTATGTTCCGAAGACGTTTTTTTGCGTGTTGCGCGAGCCAAATATCTGACAACGCACGCCAAGTGGTGACACAGAGACCAGCGTTCAATGAACTCAATCGGATGAAGAGTGGGATTATGTGCGCAATGTGTTGGATTTGAAGAGAGAGATTGATTGTTCATGCTATACCTTTCAGAGTTGGAATGACGTGAAACTCGATTTGTACAACTTCAGGAAAGAGCGATTGTACAGCACACTGGACTTCTGATAAGAAGTGGTTCGCAATATATCCTTTGGTAAAATTACCTTCGAC from Alphaproteobacteria bacterium encodes:
- a CDS encoding DUF3310 domain-containing protein; amino-acid sequence: MNNQSLSSNPTHCAHNPTLHPIEFIERWSLCHHLACVVRYLARATRKKTSSEHTRLEDLKMAQWYLSRELGCNHKPHFAAVLVQPPLQKIKLEACQLSSHLAEVLFHIQVSQKVCQGNGQTDRTSTYMREASLKQALKHLREEIKFYEH